In Zingiber officinale cultivar Zhangliang chromosome 6A, Zo_v1.1, whole genome shotgun sequence, a single genomic region encodes these proteins:
- the LOC121997373 gene encoding heat shock 70 kDa protein 15-like isoform X2 — MSVVGFDVGNESCIVAVARQRGIDVVLNDESKRETPAIVCFGEKQRFIGTAGAASSTMNPKNSVSQIKRLLGRKFSDPAVQRDIQSFPFKVTEGPDESLLIHANYLGELRTFTPTQVLAMILSNLKSIAEKNLNAAVVDCCIGIPVYFNDLQRRAMLDASTIAGLHPLRLFHETTATALAYGIYKTDLPENDQINVAFVDVGHASIQVCIASYKKGQLKILAHSYDQSLGGRDFDEAIFKYFAAKFKDEYKIDVYQNARACIRLRAACEKLKKVLGANPEAPMNIECLMDEKDVRGFMKREEFEQISLPILERVKGPLEKALAEARLGQENIHSVEVVGSGSRIPAIIKILTDFFGKEPRRTMNASECVARGCALECAILSPTFKVREFQVRDSFPFSIALSWKETATDSRSGGTENQHSTAVFPKGNPIPSVKSLTFFRSGTFSVDVVYADAGDSQIPAKISTVTIGPFQLSAMERAKVKAKVRLNLHGIVSIDSATEEVEILVLAEPPKESAQMVIDNGAIDSSKTEADVSMEDAKTSGRVENGVSESKEKPYTWKLTKNVEYSKKKVKKTNIPAVETVYGVLSSDELQKAIKKEFEMALQDRVMEETKDRKNAVEAYVYDMRNKLHDMYEAFVTTSEKDELIAKLQEVEDWLYEDGEDETKGVYVAKLEELRKQGTPIEERYREWTERTPAIDQLDYCINSFRAAALSNDSKLDHIELAEKQNVVSECCEAEAWLREKQQQQDALPKYANPVLLFGDIKRKTEALDEFCKPIMTKPQPASPKGQTPGDQSQASELQNQGEDGPVESMAHEGSQVSPATAAEPMDTD, encoded by the exons ATGAGCGTCGTGGGATTTGACGTTGGGAACGAGAGCTGCATTGTTGCGGTGGCAAGGCAACGCGGCATCGATGTGGTACTGAATGATGAATCAAAGCGTGAGACCCCTGCCATTGTCTGCTTCGGCGAGAAGCAGCGTTTTATTGGGACTGCAGGTGCAGCATCGTCTACTATGAACCCTAAGAATTCGGTCTCGCAGATCAAGCGTCTTTTAGGTCGGAAGTTTTCGGATCCTGCGGTACAGAGGGATATCCAGTCCTTCCCGTTTAAGGTAACTGAAGGACCAGATGAGTCTCTATTGATCCATGCTAACTACCTAGGTGAACTGAGGACATTTACTCCGACCCAAGTTCTTGCGATGATTCTGTCCAACCTGAAGAGCATTGCAGAGAAGAATCTAAATGCGGCAGTCGTTGATTGTTGCATTGGGATTCCGGTCTACTTCAATGATCTTCAGAGGAGAGCGATGTTGGATGCTTCTACAATAGCTGGCTTGCATCCTCTACGTTTGTTCCATGAGACAACTGCTACTGCGTTGGCCTATGGTATCTATAAGACGGACTTGCCGGAGAATGATCAAATTAATGTGGCTTTTGTTGATGTGGGGCATGCAAGCATTCAGGTGTGCATTGCTAGTTACAAGAAGGGACAACTGAAGATATTGGCTCATTCTTATGATCAGTCTCTCGGTGGGAGAGATTTTGATGAagctatttttaagtattttgcTGCTAAGTTCAAGGATGAATACAAAATTGACGTGTATCAGAATGCCAGGGCCTGTATCAGGCTCCGAGCTGCATGTGAGAAGCTAAAGAAGGTTCTCGGCGCAAACCCTGAGGCTCCAATGAATATTGAGTGTCTGATGGATGAAAAGGACGTGAGGGGTTTTATGAAGAGAGAAGAGTTTGAGCAGATAAGCCTTCCCATCTTGGAGCGGGTTAAAGGACCTTTGGAGAAAGCCCTTGCTGAAGCGAGGTTGGGTCAGGAGAATATTCATTCTGTTGAAGTTGTTGGATCAGGATCGCGTATTCCAGCTATTATCAAGATTTTGACAGATTTCTTTGGCAAAGAGCCTAGGCGTACCATGAACGCAAGTGAGTGTGTCGCCCGTGGTTGTGCCCTTGAATGTGCCATTCTAAGTCCCACGTTCAAAGTGCGGGAATTTCAG GTTCGTGATAGCTTCCCTTTCTCGATAGCCTTATCGTGGAAAGAAACAGCTACTGACTCACGGAGTGGTGGAACAGAAAACCAGCACTCTACAGCTGTTTTTCCAAAAGGGAACCCGATTCCTAGTGTCAAATCTCTTACATTCTTTCGGTCTGGTACATTTTCTGTTGATGTTGTATATGCAGACGCAGGCGATTCACAAATTCCTGCAAAGATCAGCACTGTCACG ATTGGGCCATTCCAGTTAAGCGCCATGGAGCGTGCTAAGGTGAAAGCAAAAGTGCGCTTAAATCTGCATGGAATTGTTTCAATTGACTCAGCCACT GAGGAAGTTGAAATCCTAGTCTTGGCAGAACCACCTAAGGAATCCGCACAAATGGTTATTGACAACGGAGCAATTGATTCCTCAAAAACTGAAGCGGATGTAAGCATGGAGGATGCAAAAACATCCGGTAGGGTTGAGAATGGGGTATCGGAGTCAAAGGAAAAGCCTTACACATGGAAACTGACAAAAAAT GTTGAATATTCTAAAAAGAAAGTCAAGAAAACCAATATTCCTGCCGTTGAGACAGTCTATGGTGTACTGTCATCTGATGAATTGCAGAAGGCCATCAAAAAGGAGTTTGAAATGGCTCTTCAAGATAGAGTGATGGAAGAAACAAAAGACAGGAAAAATGCTGTGGAGGCATATGTGTATGACATGCGGAACAAG CTTCACGATATGTACGAGGCATTTGTAACAACATCAGAGAAAGATGAGCTTATTGCAAAGCTTCAGGAAGTTGAGGATTGGCTTTATGAAGATGGTGAAGACGAAACTAAGGGTGTTTATGTTGCTAAACTTGAGGAACTTCGAAAG CAAGGTACCCCAATTGAGGAGCGGTACAGGGAGTGGACAGAAAGGACTCCAGCAATCGATCAACTTGATTATTGCATCAATAGTTTCAGAGCCGCAGCTTTGTCTAACGATTCCAAGTTGGACCACATTGAACTTGCAGAGAAGCAGAAT GTGGTTAGTGAGTGTTGCGAAGCAGAAGCTTGGCTGCGTGAGAAGCAGCAGCAACAGGATGCCTTGCCCAAATACGCCAATCCAGTTCTCCTCTTTGGCGATATCAAAAGAAAGACAGAAGCTTTGGACGA GTTTTGCAAACCGATAATGACTAAGCCGCAACCCGCTTCACCAAAAGGTCAGACCCCGGGTGATCAATCTCAAGCATCCGAGTTGCAGAACCAAGGAGAGGATG
- the LOC121997373 gene encoding heat shock 70 kDa protein 14-like isoform X1, with product MSVVGFDVGNESCIVAVARQRGIDVVLNDESKRETPAIVCFGEKQRFIGTAGAASSTMNPKNSVSQIKRLLGRKFSDPAVQRDIQSFPFKVTEGPDESLLIHANYLGELRTFTPTQVLAMILSNLKSIAEKNLNAAVVDCCIGIPVYFNDLQRRAMLDASTIAGLHPLRLFHETTATALAYGIYKTDLPENDQINVAFVDVGHASIQVCIASYKKGQLKILAHSYDQSLGGRDFDEAIFKYFAAKFKDEYKIDVYQNARACIRLRAACEKLKKVLGANPEAPMNIECLMDEKDVRGFMKREEFEQISLPILERVKGPLEKALAEARLGQENIHSVEVVGSGSRIPAIIKILTDFFGKEPRRTMNASECVARGCALECAILSPTFKVREFQVRDSFPFSIALSWKETATDSRSGGTENQHSTAVFPKGNPIPSVKSLTFFRSGTFSVDVVYADAGDSQIPAKISTVTIGPFQLSAMERAKVKAKVRLNLHGIVSIDSATVEYSKKKVKKTNIPAVETVYGVLSSDELQKAIKKEFEMALQDRVMEETKDRKNAVEAYVYDMRNKLHDMYEAFVTTSEKDELIAKLQEVEDWLYEDGEDETKGVYVAKLEELRKQGTPIEERYREWTERTPAIDQLDYCINSFRAAALSNDSKLDHIELAEKQNVVSECCEAEAWLREKQQQQDALPKYANPVLLFGDIKRKTEALDEFCKPIMTKPQPASPKGQTPGDQSQASELQNQGEDGPVESMAHEGSQVSPATAAEPMDTD from the exons ATGAGCGTCGTGGGATTTGACGTTGGGAACGAGAGCTGCATTGTTGCGGTGGCAAGGCAACGCGGCATCGATGTGGTACTGAATGATGAATCAAAGCGTGAGACCCCTGCCATTGTCTGCTTCGGCGAGAAGCAGCGTTTTATTGGGACTGCAGGTGCAGCATCGTCTACTATGAACCCTAAGAATTCGGTCTCGCAGATCAAGCGTCTTTTAGGTCGGAAGTTTTCGGATCCTGCGGTACAGAGGGATATCCAGTCCTTCCCGTTTAAGGTAACTGAAGGACCAGATGAGTCTCTATTGATCCATGCTAACTACCTAGGTGAACTGAGGACATTTACTCCGACCCAAGTTCTTGCGATGATTCTGTCCAACCTGAAGAGCATTGCAGAGAAGAATCTAAATGCGGCAGTCGTTGATTGTTGCATTGGGATTCCGGTCTACTTCAATGATCTTCAGAGGAGAGCGATGTTGGATGCTTCTACAATAGCTGGCTTGCATCCTCTACGTTTGTTCCATGAGACAACTGCTACTGCGTTGGCCTATGGTATCTATAAGACGGACTTGCCGGAGAATGATCAAATTAATGTGGCTTTTGTTGATGTGGGGCATGCAAGCATTCAGGTGTGCATTGCTAGTTACAAGAAGGGACAACTGAAGATATTGGCTCATTCTTATGATCAGTCTCTCGGTGGGAGAGATTTTGATGAagctatttttaagtattttgcTGCTAAGTTCAAGGATGAATACAAAATTGACGTGTATCAGAATGCCAGGGCCTGTATCAGGCTCCGAGCTGCATGTGAGAAGCTAAAGAAGGTTCTCGGCGCAAACCCTGAGGCTCCAATGAATATTGAGTGTCTGATGGATGAAAAGGACGTGAGGGGTTTTATGAAGAGAGAAGAGTTTGAGCAGATAAGCCTTCCCATCTTGGAGCGGGTTAAAGGACCTTTGGAGAAAGCCCTTGCTGAAGCGAGGTTGGGTCAGGAGAATATTCATTCTGTTGAAGTTGTTGGATCAGGATCGCGTATTCCAGCTATTATCAAGATTTTGACAGATTTCTTTGGCAAAGAGCCTAGGCGTACCATGAACGCAAGTGAGTGTGTCGCCCGTGGTTGTGCCCTTGAATGTGCCATTCTAAGTCCCACGTTCAAAGTGCGGGAATTTCAG GTTCGTGATAGCTTCCCTTTCTCGATAGCCTTATCGTGGAAAGAAACAGCTACTGACTCACGGAGTGGTGGAACAGAAAACCAGCACTCTACAGCTGTTTTTCCAAAAGGGAACCCGATTCCTAGTGTCAAATCTCTTACATTCTTTCGGTCTGGTACATTTTCTGTTGATGTTGTATATGCAGACGCAGGCGATTCACAAATTCCTGCAAAGATCAGCACTGTCACG ATTGGGCCATTCCAGTTAAGCGCCATGGAGCGTGCTAAGGTGAAAGCAAAAGTGCGCTTAAATCTGCATGGAATTGTTTCAATTGACTCAGCCACT GTTGAATATTCTAAAAAGAAAGTCAAGAAAACCAATATTCCTGCCGTTGAGACAGTCTATGGTGTACTGTCATCTGATGAATTGCAGAAGGCCATCAAAAAGGAGTTTGAAATGGCTCTTCAAGATAGAGTGATGGAAGAAACAAAAGACAGGAAAAATGCTGTGGAGGCATATGTGTATGACATGCGGAACAAG CTTCACGATATGTACGAGGCATTTGTAACAACATCAGAGAAAGATGAGCTTATTGCAAAGCTTCAGGAAGTTGAGGATTGGCTTTATGAAGATGGTGAAGACGAAACTAAGGGTGTTTATGTTGCTAAACTTGAGGAACTTCGAAAG CAAGGTACCCCAATTGAGGAGCGGTACAGGGAGTGGACAGAAAGGACTCCAGCAATCGATCAACTTGATTATTGCATCAATAGTTTCAGAGCCGCAGCTTTGTCTAACGATTCCAAGTTGGACCACATTGAACTTGCAGAGAAGCAGAAT GTGGTTAGTGAGTGTTGCGAAGCAGAAGCTTGGCTGCGTGAGAAGCAGCAGCAACAGGATGCCTTGCCCAAATACGCCAATCCAGTTCTCCTCTTTGGCGATATCAAAAGAAAGACAGAAGCTTTGGACGA GTTTTGCAAACCGATAATGACTAAGCCGCAACCCGCTTCACCAAAAGGTCAGACCCCGGGTGATCAATCTCAAGCATCCGAGTTGCAGAACCAAGGAGAGGATG